From the Acinetobacter wanghuae genome, one window contains:
- a CDS encoding SulP family inorganic anion transporter, whose translation MAFTFDSKKIHFKDLLSGMVVFLVALPLCLGIALASGAPIIAGIISGIVGGLLVGFLSGSHISVAGPAAGLTAVILVQLDLLGGNYAAFLLCVIFAGLIQIAFGLFRLGFFANFIPSNVILGLLAAIGLILILGQIQYLFGLNHFTWQDVMQGVGEPITWDKGSSIIGIFSLLFMLIWDQTRFKTGLLPSALVVVVLAVLLNIGLQYMAPDWAVRAQHLIQLPDIWQNPNQFFMFPDWQQLTNPAIYTGAMTLAVVASLETLLNLEAADKLDPAKRSSPPNRELWAQGVGNMVSGAIGGMPLTSVIVRSSVNASAGAKTKNSTIFHGLLLLLAVLLFVPLMNMIPLAALAAILILTGFKLTHPKLYTQLYAKGWKQFLPFIVTIIAILVTDLLVGILIGLAVSAAFILYGNFNKGIKIYREHHLHGVITRLELPSQVSFLNRSALISALAHIHRGEHVVIDATQVDDMDADIFQLIQEFQQETAPQRGIEVKLVGFKSHYMDAKETILDIDISTAALQKRLTPQEILTLLKAGNARFMKNERLQRDIYRQLRVTAEDGQHPIAAVLGCMDSRAPTEMIFDVGIGDLFSLRIAGNIAGQKVLGSLEFACQAKGAKVIIVLGHTDCGAVTSACQLHLAGQSVQSLKAMPHIQYVLGPLNESVDCVAKMMQPAQMTAAFIEQVTQMNVHNNIRYILQQSSVLCDLVERGEILIVGAVYDVKTGQVNFLGES comes from the coding sequence ATGGCTTTTACATTTGATTCAAAAAAAATTCATTTTAAAGATTTACTCTCGGGCATGGTGGTCTTCCTGGTTGCATTACCACTCTGTTTAGGCATTGCATTAGCATCAGGCGCACCGATTATCGCTGGCATTATTTCCGGTATTGTCGGTGGTCTACTGGTGGGATTTCTCAGTGGCTCACACATTAGTGTGGCGGGACCTGCCGCAGGATTAACTGCGGTCATTTTGGTTCAATTGGATCTATTAGGCGGCAATTATGCCGCTTTTTTATTGTGTGTGATTTTTGCTGGACTGATACAAATTGCCTTTGGTTTATTTCGACTGGGTTTTTTCGCAAACTTTATTCCAAGTAATGTCATCTTAGGACTCTTGGCAGCGATTGGTCTCATTTTGATTTTAGGGCAAATCCAGTACTTATTTGGTCTCAATCATTTTACTTGGCAAGATGTAATGCAAGGTGTAGGTGAACCTATCACTTGGGATAAAGGTTCAAGTATTATCGGGATATTTAGCTTACTGTTTATGCTGATTTGGGATCAGACGCGCTTTAAAACGGGGCTGCTGCCTTCGGCCTTGGTCGTGGTAGTGTTGGCGGTGCTTTTAAATATTGGTTTGCAATATATGGCACCCGATTGGGCGGTTAGAGCGCAGCATCTCATTCAACTTCCTGATATATGGCAGAATCCCAATCAATTCTTTATGTTCCCAGATTGGCAGCAATTGACCAACCCCGCGATCTATACGGGTGCAATGACACTTGCCGTTGTTGCATCTTTAGAGACCTTACTGAATTTGGAAGCGGCGGACAAATTAGATCCGGCTAAACGTTCATCACCACCCAATCGTGAACTTTGGGCGCAAGGGGTGGGGAATATGGTTTCAGGTGCTATTGGTGGTATGCCATTAACATCGGTCATTGTTCGTAGTTCTGTGAATGCCAGTGCCGGTGCCAAAACTAAAAACTCAACGATTTTTCATGGGCTATTGTTATTGCTCGCTGTACTGCTTTTTGTGCCGCTGATGAATATGATCCCACTGGCAGCCTTGGCAGCCATTTTAATTTTAACTGGTTTTAAGCTGACGCATCCGAAGCTATACACACAGCTATATGCCAAAGGTTGGAAACAATTTTTACCGTTCATTGTAACCATTATTGCCATTTTAGTGACCGATTTATTGGTCGGTATTTTAATTGGATTAGCTGTTAGTGCTGCTTTTATTTTATATGGCAATTTTAACAAAGGCATCAAAATTTACCGAGAGCATCATTTGCATGGGGTGATTACGCGCTTGGAATTACCTTCACAAGTGAGTTTTTTAAATCGTTCTGCATTGATTTCAGCACTGGCACATATTCATCGTGGTGAGCATGTAGTCATTGATGCGACTCAAGTCGATGATATGGATGCTGATATTTTCCAACTCATTCAAGAATTTCAACAAGAAACCGCACCGCAGCGTGGTATTGAGGTGAAATTGGTCGGATTTAAGTCGCATTATATGGATGCCAAAGAAACTATTTTAGACATTGATATTAGTACCGCAGCGCTGCAAAAACGCTTAACCCCACAAGAGATTTTGACACTGTTAAAAGCAGGCAATGCGCGTTTTATGAAAAATGAACGCCTTCAGCGAGATATTTACCGTCAGCTACGTGTAACCGCTGAAGATGGTCAGCATCCGATTGCCGCTGTACTGGGCTGTATGGACTCACGTGCACCGACAGAAATGATTTTTGATGTGGGAATTGGTGATTTGTTTAGCTTACGTATTGCAGGCAATATTGCAGGGCAGAAAGTGTTGGGTTCGCTTGAATTTGCTTGCCAAGCCAAAGGTGCGAAAGTCATTATTGTCTTAGGACATACCGATTGCGGTGCAGTCACCAGTGCTTGCCAGTTACATTTAGCAGGACAATCTGTACAAAGTTTAAAAGCCATGCCTCATATTCAGTATGTACTCGGTCCCTTAAATGAATCAGTGGATTGCGTCGCGAAAATGATGCAACCTGCGCAAATGACAGCTGCATTTATTGAGCAAGTGACACAAATGAATGTGCATAACAATATTCGTTATATCTTGCAGCAAAGCAGCGTGCTATGCGATTTGGTCGAACGTGGCGAAATTCTGATTGTTGGTGCGGTATATGATGTCAAAACCGGACAAGTCAATTTTTTAGGTGAAAGCTAA
- a CDS encoding patatin-like phospholipase family protein, protein MTQILQRHPPALTIRAGHLARDLILKEGLQPEQVDIVPGAAGGPKGIGIQGLDQAIFADFFERCPQRRTLIGSSIGSWRFASIAAHGAKQGTERLAELYTHLSFHKKMTRQDVSDVCRDMLLALIGDRAPHVVNHPNYHLAVLSVKAQHMFQSDKALPLLASIAGIVGATAVARKHSRHFMQRVISQPSLGQQFKIPDDAFQTHYQELTETNVSAWLMASASIPGVMSAVQNIPDAPQGSYRDGGLIDYHIDLPFPSKGIVLYPHFTDSITPGWFDKLFKRTAHPDHQTRTVLLSPSSEYLRSLPLGRLPDRKDFTLKGLDQHQRIKLWKQSIAESQRLGDEFLELVEKQHFAEVMQAL, encoded by the coding sequence ATGACTCAAATATTGCAACGACATCCACCTGCCTTGACCATTCGTGCAGGTCATCTTGCCCGCGATTTGATTTTGAAAGAAGGTTTGCAACCTGAACAGGTTGATATTGTGCCCGGTGCTGCTGGTGGCCCTAAAGGGATTGGGATTCAAGGCTTGGACCAAGCTATTTTCGCTGATTTTTTTGAACGTTGCCCGCAGCGACGTACGCTTATTGGCTCGTCTATCGGCAGTTGGCGTTTTGCCAGTATTGCAGCGCATGGTGCTAAACAAGGTACAGAACGCTTAGCCGAACTTTATACCCATTTATCATTTCACAAAAAAATGACACGCCAAGATGTGAGTGATGTCTGCCGCGACATGTTATTGGCTTTAATTGGCGATCGAGCGCCACATGTGGTTAATCACCCCAATTATCATCTTGCGGTTTTATCGGTCAAAGCTCAGCATATGTTCCAAAGTGATAAAGCCTTGCCTTTACTGGCATCCATTGCAGGGATTGTGGGTGCAACCGCTGTGGCACGTAAGCATAGCCGTCATTTTATGCAACGGGTCATTAGCCAGCCAAGTTTAGGTCAACAATTTAAAATACCAGACGATGCATTTCAAACCCATTATCAAGAATTGACTGAAACCAATGTCAGTGCTTGGCTCATGGCTTCAGCCTCCATTCCTGGTGTTATGTCTGCAGTACAGAATATTCCAGATGCCCCACAAGGCAGTTATCGCGATGGTGGCTTAATCGACTACCATATTGATCTACCCTTCCCAAGCAAAGGCATTGTGCTCTATCCACACTTCACCGATTCAATTACACCGGGTTGGTTCGACAAGTTATTTAAACGCACGGCACATCCAGATCATCAAACGCGCACTGTGTTACTTTCGCCATCTTCTGAATATTTACGTAGCTTGCCTTTAGGTCGTCTGCCCGATCGTAAGGACTTTACGTTAAAAGGTTTAGATCAACATCAAAGAATTAAGCTCTGGAAGCAAAGCATTGCGGAAAGTCAGCGCTTAGGTGATGAGTTTTTAGAATTAGTGGAAAAGCAACACTTTGCTGAGGTCATGCAAGCCTTGTAA
- a CDS encoding ABC1 kinase family protein, whose protein sequence is MIPHVSRLLELWRIAAHYRLDTLFPADELPEKARHALALIRMHPAAWSSKERKNPLKLKEALEEMGPLAIKLGQLLSTRRDLIPPEVLQQLVLLQDRVKPFDNDVARMRIQESLKADVNTLFARFDAQPLAAASIAQVHTAALHDGREVVVKVTRPNIRSQILQDFEILAWLGHALEKRIEAARALHLNEIIQDYRQIILNELDLTLEAENTRLMRHNFTGSSMMYVPEIYMDSKDVLVAERITGVPISDVETFDRLGMDRADLAKKGLTIFFTQVFRDNFFHADMHPGNVFVETINPSNPRFIALDCAIMGELSKHDQMTVARMLLAVMNSDFMQLIQIVHQAGWIPPGTDQDALAREMRRTVGPMVSKPMHELDFAGILIQVMDIARRFHLEIPPQLMLLLKTLVHVEGLGTDLYPELDIWSLAKPILTDWIKAQMNPQKNLKELGQKIPDLLLGAQDLPTLLIDSLNGLKNQSAWHAKQLNELQSMRLQMEHQQKRSWMFGSIMAILLAIAVVAPWYVATLLIILTSILAIWRVMK, encoded by the coding sequence ATGATTCCGCACGTTTCACGTTTACTCGAACTTTGGCGCATTGCCGCGCACTATAGACTCGACACGTTGTTTCCTGCGGATGAATTACCTGAAAAAGCGCGTCATGCATTAGCACTCATTCGCATGCATCCCGCGGCTTGGTCAAGTAAGGAGCGTAAAAATCCACTGAAGCTAAAAGAAGCTTTAGAGGAAATGGGACCCCTTGCCATTAAGCTCGGTCAGCTTTTATCGACACGTCGTGATTTGATTCCACCTGAAGTTTTACAACAATTGGTCTTATTACAAGATCGGGTAAAACCTTTTGATAATGATGTCGCGCGTATGCGTATTCAGGAATCATTAAAAGCTGATGTAAATACTTTATTTGCACGTTTTGATGCACAACCACTTGCTGCCGCATCCATTGCACAAGTGCATACCGCTGCACTGCATGATGGTCGCGAAGTGGTGGTTAAAGTCACCCGCCCGAATATTCGCAGCCAAATTTTACAAGATTTTGAAATTTTGGCGTGGCTTGGTCATGCGCTTGAAAAACGCATTGAAGCAGCACGTGCCTTACATCTGAATGAGATTATTCAAGACTATCGTCAGATTATTCTGAATGAACTTGATCTCACTCTGGAAGCTGAAAATACGCGTTTAATGCGCCACAATTTCACTGGCTCAAGTATGATGTATGTGCCTGAAATTTATATGGACAGCAAAGATGTCTTAGTTGCTGAACGCATTACGGGTGTACCCATTTCAGATGTGGAGACCTTTGACCGTTTAGGCATGGACCGTGCAGATTTGGCGAAGAAAGGTTTAACCATCTTCTTTACACAAGTCTTCCGCGACAACTTCTTCCATGCGGATATGCATCCTGGCAATGTCTTTGTCGAAACCATTAATCCAAGTAATCCACGTTTCATTGCGCTTGATTGTGCGATTATGGGTGAGCTGTCTAAACATGATCAGATGACTGTTGCACGTATGCTGCTTGCGGTCATGAACAGCGACTTTATGCAGCTGATTCAGATTGTGCATCAAGCGGGTTGGATTCCACCGGGAACAGACCAAGATGCCTTAGCACGTGAAATGCGTCGCACGGTCGGTCCAATGGTATCGAAACCGATGCATGAATTGGATTTTGCGGGCATCTTAATTCAGGTCATGGATATTGCACGTCGTTTCCATTTGGAAATTCCACCGCAACTCATGTTGTTGCTGAAAACATTGGTGCATGTAGAAGGTTTAGGGACAGATTTATATCCTGAACTGGATATTTGGAGTTTGGCAAAACCAATCCTTACCGATTGGATTAAAGCGCAAATGAATCCGCAGAAAAATTTAAAAGAACTCGGACAAAAAATCCCTGATTTACTTTTAGGTGCACAGGATTTACCAACTTTACTCATTGATAGCTTAAATGGCTTGAAAAACCAGTCTGCGTGGCATGCTAAACAATTGAACGAGCTGCAAAGCATGCGTCTACAAATGGAGCATCAGCAGAAACGTAGTTGGATGTTCGGCAGTATCATGGCGATTCTATTAGCGATTGCTGTGGTTGCACCTTGGTATGTGGCTACGTTACTGATTATATTGACCAGTATTCTCGCTATTTGGCGCGTTATGAAATAA
- a CDS encoding ubiquinone biosynthesis accessory factor UbiJ, whose translation MWSILALGAIERVIHHVIDLDAITRIQLNALSGKMLRVVIASPQLSVDVFFDDGKVRLEPTATGHSESASIFEQRPFDEPSVDVIDATATLKVTNVVELFKLLLADEVGNIPLQGDYKLLQEIQRIMQQAEPDLAAHLSPWIGPSLAHEIAKVQLAPKHVKQNLQSHLFFAEDALKEDSGLFAPRWQMDDLHQDTRILNQNLDRVEAKIRQLQTQIDASHDSTQN comes from the coding sequence ATGTGGTCAATTCTGGCACTTGGTGCAATTGAACGCGTTATTCATCATGTGATTGACTTGGATGCGATTACCCGCATTCAGCTCAATGCCTTAAGCGGTAAAATGCTCCGTGTGGTGATCGCGTCACCTCAGCTTTCAGTCGATGTGTTTTTTGATGACGGTAAAGTCCGCTTAGAACCAACAGCAACAGGTCATAGCGAGTCGGCATCTATCTTTGAGCAGCGTCCATTTGATGAACCAAGCGTCGATGTGATAGATGCAACGGCAACGCTGAAAGTCACAAATGTCGTTGAGCTGTTCAAATTATTGCTTGCTGATGAAGTGGGAAATATCCCCTTACAAGGCGATTATAAACTATTGCAAGAGATCCAACGGATTATGCAGCAGGCTGAACCTGATTTAGCCGCGCATTTAAGCCCGTGGATTGGTCCTAGCTTAGCGCATGAAATTGCCAAAGTTCAACTTGCACCCAAACATGTTAAGCAGAACTTGCAAAGCCATTTATTCTTTGCAGAAGATGCCTTGAAAGAAGACAGTGGTTTGTTTGCCCCGCGTTGGCAAATGGATGACCTGCATCAAGATACCCGTATTCTCAATCAAAATTTAGATCGTGTTGAAGCCAAAATTCGTCAGCTTCAAACACAGATCGATGCTTCTCACGACTCAACTCAAAACTAG
- the ubiE gene encoding bifunctional demethylmenaquinone methyltransferase/2-methoxy-6-polyprenyl-1,4-benzoquinol methylase UbiE — MSNENQTPTPTTESAQHTDKVSPFLTAPLPTGAPQGQQQSLEQRITDTPVSGTVPKYNLPRGANTGNVGATTHFGYQTVSSEDKAQKVAEVFHSVAAKYDIMNDLMSFGIHRLWKRFAINMSGVRRGQHVLDIAGGTGDLAKVFSREVGPTGHVVLSDINESMLNVGRDRLIDAGCTNVDFVLANAETLEPFADNSFDLLTISFGLRNVTDKDAALAAMYRVLKPGGRLLVLEFSKPVFEPFSKLYDLYSFTALPIMGKLIANDAESYKYLAESIRMHPDQRTLKGMMENAGFQNCDYHNLTGGIVAVHRGFKL; from the coding sequence ATGTCGAATGAAAATCAAACGCCTACCCCTACAACTGAGTCGGCACAACATACAGACAAAGTGAGCCCATTCTTAACAGCCCCTCTGCCAACGGGTGCACCGCAAGGTCAGCAACAATCGCTTGAACAACGTATTACCGACACACCTGTTTCAGGTACAGTGCCGAAATACAACTTGCCACGTGGTGCCAATACAGGCAACGTGGGTGCAACCACGCATTTCGGTTATCAAACGGTTAGCAGTGAAGATAAAGCCCAAAAAGTGGCAGAAGTCTTCCATTCTGTTGCGGCAAAATACGACATCATGAATGACTTGATGTCATTTGGTATTCACCGTTTATGGAAACGTTTTGCGATCAATATGTCAGGCGTTCGTCGTGGTCAACACGTGCTTGATATTGCAGGCGGTACAGGTGACTTAGCCAAAGTCTTTAGCCGTGAAGTGGGTCCAACGGGTCATGTGGTGTTGTCTGACATTAACGAATCTATGCTCAATGTCGGTCGTGATCGTTTAATCGATGCAGGCTGTACCAATGTAGACTTTGTATTAGCCAATGCTGAAACATTAGAGCCATTTGCAGACAATAGTTTTGACCTACTGACCATTTCATTTGGTCTACGTAACGTCACAGATAAAGATGCAGCACTTGCTGCTATGTATCGCGTGTTAAAACCAGGCGGTCGTTTATTGGTACTCGAGTTCTCTAAACCTGTATTTGAGCCGTTCTCAAAACTATACGATTTGTACTCATTCACTGCGTTGCCAATTATGGGTAAACTCATTGCCAATGATGCTGAAAGCTATAAATACTTAGCTGAATCGATTCGTATGCACCCAGACCAACGTACTTTAAAAGGTATGATGGAAAATGCGGGCTTCCAAAACTGTGATTACCACAACTTAACTGGTGGGATCGTTGCCGTTCACCGCGGTTTCAAATTGTAA
- a CDS encoding FFLEELY motif protein, with translation MSKLAVLDDLLERYYQLHYHQQPDLLRRLQDVQAWQKTRMQRTHAKQFAEKQNILMSEYFLNRLYGGPDFDALADQIARLTKYAHKAEKLIPDNAIKTGTSGVELAILAVQLDEEVAMQLLQDFHPYEALTDDMMRDTYLKLDQGEARLKQLALLDQLGVSLDKYMRSFMVQAAFKMCKGAANKYNFNVMYDFMQDGFLAMKPLKSAEKFVLDFTKVERQIIEKVHSGDPQPFQ, from the coding sequence ATGTCCAAACTTGCAGTTTTAGATGATTTGTTAGAGCGTTATTATCAGCTGCATTATCATCAGCAACCCGATCTGTTACGTCGTTTGCAAGATGTTCAAGCGTGGCAAAAAACGCGTATGCAGCGCACCCATGCCAAACAATTTGCTGAAAAACAAAATATCCTGATGTCAGAATATTTTTTAAATCGCTTGTATGGTGGACCTGACTTTGATGCTTTAGCAGATCAAATTGCGCGTCTGACCAAATATGCCCATAAAGCGGAAAAACTCATTCCGGACAATGCGATTAAAACGGGTACTTCAGGTGTTGAACTAGCCATTTTAGCGGTGCAACTGGATGAAGAAGTTGCCATGCAATTGCTGCAAGATTTTCATCCTTATGAAGCACTCACTGATGACATGATGCGAGATACCTATTTAAAATTGGATCAAGGTGAGGCACGCCTAAAACAATTGGCATTGCTCGATCAATTGGGTGTCAGTCTCGATAAATATATGCGTTCATTTATGGTGCAAGCCGCTTTTAAAATGTGTAAAGGTGCAGCCAACAAATATAACTTCAATGTGATGTATGATTTTATGCAAGATGGTTTCTTGGCCATGAAACCCTTAAAATCTGCGGAAAAATTTGTGCTTGATTTCACCAAGGTTGAACGTCAAATTATTGAAAAAGTACATTCAGGTGATCCGCAGCCATTTCAATAA
- the pap gene encoding polyphosphate:AMP phosphotransferase has translation MQSQNQEFKLMDEQKLSVDLISAQYALKDTRGQKNAKSLVILVNGIELAGKGEAVKQLREWVDPRYLLVKADPPQVLDGKQPFWQPYARFIPAEGQIQVLFGSWYSDLLSTAMHASHPIDDSLFDDYVARMRAFEQDLKNNHVDVIKIWFDLPWKALQKRLDEIEPSEIHWHKLHGLNWRSQKQYDAIQRLRQRFTDDWYIIDGEDEAQRDQQFAQHILKALAHCPVHPVKASGRWKQEKVPLVLQKPAQEQLEKAEYKPELKKLSRKVADALRTDPRRVVILFEGMDAAGKGGAIKRIVKKLDPREYEIHTIAAPEKYELRRPYLWRFWSKLNTEDICIFDRSWYGRVLVERIEGFATPVEWQRAYDEINRFEQDLIQNETVVIKFWLAISKDEQAARFKAREETAHKRFKITDDDWRNRERWNDYLKAAADMFARTNTENAPWHVIATDDKYTARIEILRTILKQLKGG, from the coding sequence ATGCAGTCGCAAAACCAAGAATTTAAACTGATGGACGAACAAAAACTTTCAGTTGACCTGATCAGTGCTCAATATGCGCTTAAAGATACGCGTGGGCAAAAGAATGCCAAGAGTTTAGTGATATTGGTCAATGGCATTGAGCTTGCAGGTAAAGGCGAAGCAGTGAAGCAACTGCGTGAATGGGTCGATCCACGTTATTTATTGGTGAAAGCTGATCCTCCGCAAGTCCTCGATGGCAAGCAACCCTTTTGGCAACCTTATGCACGTTTTATTCCAGCTGAGGGTCAAATACAGGTGCTGTTTGGTAGTTGGTATAGCGATTTACTTAGCACTGCTATGCATGCTTCACATCCGATTGATGACAGCCTATTCGATGATTATGTCGCGCGTATGCGGGCTTTTGAACAAGACCTGAAAAATAACCATGTCGATGTGATTAAAATTTGGTTTGACCTGCCATGGAAAGCCTTGCAAAAACGGCTTGATGAGATTGAACCAAGTGAAATCCATTGGCATAAGTTACATGGTTTAAATTGGCGCAGTCAAAAACAATACGACGCAATCCAACGACTCAGGCAGCGCTTCACCGATGATTGGTACATCATTGATGGTGAAGATGAAGCACAGCGTGATCAACAGTTTGCGCAGCATATTTTAAAAGCATTGGCACATTGCCCTGTACATCCTGTTAAAGCCTCGGGCAGATGGAAGCAGGAAAAAGTCCCTTTGGTATTGCAAAAGCCTGCTCAGGAACAGCTTGAAAAAGCAGAGTACAAGCCTGAACTTAAAAAACTCAGTCGTAAAGTCGCAGATGCATTGCGAACTGATCCACGTCGCGTAGTAATTTTATTTGAGGGCATGGATGCGGCAGGCAAGGGTGGAGCAATTAAACGCATTGTCAAAAAACTTGATCCTCGCGAATACGAAATTCATACCATCGCTGCACCAGAAAAATATGAATTACGCCGACCCTATTTATGGCGTTTTTGGAGCAAACTGAATACGGAAGATATCTGTATCTTTGATCGTTCTTGGTATGGTCGAGTTTTGGTTGAGCGAATCGAAGGCTTTGCAACACCAGTTGAATGGCAACGTGCTTATGATGAGATCAATCGTTTTGAACAAGATTTAATCCAAAATGAAACTGTCGTCATTAAGTTTTGGTTGGCGATTTCAAAAGATGAGCAAGCAGCACGTTTTAAAGCCCGTGAAGAAACCGCGCATAAACGCTTTAAGATTACCGATGATGATTGGCGCAATCGTGAACGTTGGAATGATTATTTAAAAGCAGCGGCAGACATGTTTGCACGTACCAACACTGAAAATGCACCATGGCATGTGATTGCAACTGATGATAAATACACTGCACGCATTGAAATTTTACGTACTATTCTTAAACAGCTCAAAGGCGGATAA